AGCTTTTGGAAAAGGCTATCGTAGAAAGCGCGGTGACTAAAGAACAAAAAACCGCAGTAGGGAATTATCTAAGAGCCGTCGCTCATCAAAAAACGCAGAGAGCCGAAGAGTTGAGAGAACTCGCCGGAAGATCCACAGGTGGTAAGTTTCTTGCGAGCAACGCTCAGTCTCAAAAATACATCAAACAAGCTCAGATGTTGGAAAGAGAAAATGCGAGATACCAAACTCTTCTTGGTAACTTCTAATCCGGAAAAAATTTGATCTTTGTGGTTTTTGAAAAGGCGCTGAGGCGCCTTTTTTGTTTTTAGAGGAATATTCCGTTTTTATAAAATTCTCCTGAAACGATGAGTCCGGTTGTTCTTATTAGCCGAATTTCTTTTCCATCAAATTTTTAAGTTCGTTCAAATCCTTTTTTACCCAGTTTGCGTCTTCCTCGAATTTTTCAGAACTCATCTCCGGCGTTTTGAAAAGAGAGAATACTACCTCGCTTCCTTCCGCGTTGGGGAGAATTCGCATCGGATTGTGGATCCGTTCTCCCGTTGGAAAGATCACGGTGTGATCGATGATTCCGAATTCATTCGGTGGCGTAAAGACCGCCTTGAGTGTGCCCTGCGGAGCTTCGATGATCCATTCTTCATCGTTTCCTTGTGTGATGGACTTGCAAAGTCCGGAGGCCCACTGCGGAAAGTTTTTTGGATCGGAAAGGTAAGCGTAGACGGTTTTCCAAGAGACTCTTATGGAAACCCCGATATGTTTTGTTTCTAAGATTGGAGACACGTTTGAGTTCCCTCCTTTGTTTTACGAAGAATTCCAAGTTTTGTGTTTGGAGCCGCGCGGTATATTCTAAAAATGGAATCTTCCATAGGAAAGCGCTTATTCGTTTCGTTTTGGGATGACGGACCAGGTCCCGTCGATCTTTTTTACCTGTAATGAAAGATCGTAGAGTTCTTGGAGATGAGACTCTCTGAAACAGTCTTCGATAGGACCGAAGGTCAAAACTTTTCCTTCCTTTAATAAAACGGCTTTGGAATAGAATTCCGGAATTTCTTCCGGTCGATGAGTGATATACAGGGAAGTGAATTTTCTCTGAGAATGATAACGTTTTAAAAATCCTAAAAAATCCTCTCTGGCGGTTAGATCCAAGGAAGAGCAGGGTTCGTCCAGAATCAAAAGATCCGGCTCGCTTACGAGACTTCTTAAAAATAAAATCTTTTTCTTTTCCCCCGATGAGAGCGTAACGTAGAATTGATCCTTCTTGGAGAGTAAGTCCGCGTATTCCAAAATTCCCAATGCTTTTTTCTCTTCTTCCGCGCTGGGATCTCTGTAGTATCCGATCGTATGAAAGAGTCCGGTTAAGACGACGTCCAGGACTGTGAGTTTTCTTTGAAGAGCGTTCTCTTGCTGAGAGGCGTCCAAGATTCCGATCCTCTTTCTCAATTCTTGAATAACGGTTTCTCCGTAGGTTTCTTGAAAGAGTCGAATGGTCCCGGAAGTTGCCCAGATCATTCCATAGATAAGATTGACAAGAGTGCTTTTGCCGGCTCCGTTTCTTCCCAGAAGCACGCAGTGTTCGTTTTCAAAAATCTGAAAACTTACATTTTCAAGAATCGTCTTTCCGGTGGGTTTATAACTGACTTCCTCGACGGAAAGTAAGGGATCCGATTTCAAACGTTTTTAATTCTCCATTCTCGCGATGTTGTAGAGCTTTCGGAGTTTTTCACAGGTTTCTTCAAAGATCTTTTTATCAGTAAGATCGTATTTTTGAAGTATGGTTTCGTCTATCGTGAAAAAAGACGCCTTCTTATCGATACAATCCACCATCATGTTTGCGAGATAGACGAGTTCGACTAAGTCGTGATATACGCTTCCTATTGCCATAAACGGTCTGTGATGAAATTCTATCATCTGAACGAGATCGGGAGGGAAGTCCCATTTTCTTGCGAGGAGTCCGCCAAGGGTCGGATGCGAAATTCCGATCGAGATCTCTTCTAAGATCGTAGAACTTCCGAAGTCCCTGTCTTTTTGATAATTGGATAATTTAATAAAAAGTTTTTGATCCAGGGAAAGAAGAATAAATTTTCCAAGATCGTGAAGGAGAGCTCCGGCGGCGGCGATATCGGCGACCCTTGTCATTCCACCTCTGCCTGCGATATGGCGTATAAAAAAACTGCACATATTGGAATGATTCCATACTTCTTGCAGTTTCGCATAACGTCCATCCATGATCTTTCGAACTCCGGAAACGTAGAGAAGGTTTCGAACGTTTTTGAGGCCTACCACTTTCACGGCTTGGACGATGGTGTTGACCTTGTTTCTACTCGCAAACCCGGCGGAGTTGGATAGTTTTAAAAGGTCCACGCTCAAAGCCGGATTTTTTTCGATCTCGTTTGCTATTATCGAAAGATCGGAATCCGGATTGTTACAAAGAGAGATGATTCTTGTGAGAGTATTCGGAAGAGGAGGAAGGCCTTCGATTTCGGCCAGGATTCTTTCTTTGAGTTTGGTCGTGATATCGATCGGGACGATCTGTTGCGGAACTACAAGAGTAGCTCTCGTAAGTTTTCCATCCGTATCCACTTTGAATTTATCGGAACCGATCCCTGAATTTTTTAAGAGCAGTTGGATCAGAACCAAACCGAGTCCAGCGCTTTCTTGAGAATCGGAGATGTCCATGAATGCGTCCGAGAGATCGTTGTATTTTCTCGCGGACTCGATTCTTTTTTTAATTCTTTCGGTTTCTTGCGGAAGAAGGGCGGCGTCGTTTTCTACGAGGATCGCAAGACTATTGTTGATCATCTTTGCTCGGAGATGAATCTCGAAATTACTGTTGACTAAACTTTCTCTTTGATCGTCCCAGTGATGAGTGATTTCCTGTTGGAAGGTTCTCATTCCTTTTGCGTATTGGTCCGCGTTGTGGATATCCAGATTCTTTTTGAGAAAGAAGATTCTTTTTGCGTTCGCCTTATTTGCGTTCATCAAAATTTCTTTTAGAATCGTAGAAATCACTTCCGTTAGAAAAAGCCGATCGATCTTTCCGAGAATATTAAGCAATAAATTATAGAGTTGTTGGTGGTCCTCTTCCGATACGAATTTGTATTCGATATCTATGTCTTTTCCGTTGAGAAGAGTGTCTGTAAGTTCCGTTATGTTGAGCATCGATAGGCCTTTCTCTTTGCAATTTTTTGACCAATCCGAAATAAATCCAGTCTTTCCGGAAAACATTGTCCGGGGTCGGATTTATTCTTTCCATTGTATCAGAGGAACGTTGGAGGATAGAATGGTGTTGATCCGCGAAACAGAAAACGAAATCGAGCAACAATTGCGTTATTTTTTAGAGGAGAAATTGGAAGGAATCCTAGAAGAAGCCAGAAAGGTGAAAAAACGGCGTCAGGAGGTCCTA
This is a stretch of genomic DNA from Leptospira tipperaryensis. It encodes these proteins:
- a CDS encoding LIC10421/LIC12816 family protein; this translates as MNTNKLISVMSLLGFLAASSVFAVSEDVEDQLLEKAIVESAVTKEQKTAVGNYLRAVAHQKTQRAEELRELAGRSTGGKFLASNAQSQKYIKQAQMLERENARYQTLLGNF
- a CDS encoding polyketide cyclase — protein: MSPILETKHIGVSIRVSWKTVYAYLSDPKNFPQWASGLCKSITQGNDEEWIIEAPQGTLKAVFTPPNEFGIIDHTVIFPTGERIHNPMRILPNAEGSEVVFSLFKTPEMSSEKFEEDANWVKKDLNELKNLMEKKFG
- a CDS encoding ABC transporter ATP-binding protein, whose protein sequence is MKSDPLLSVEEVSYKPTGKTILENVSFQIFENEHCVLLGRNGAGKSTLVNLIYGMIWATSGTIRLFQETYGETVIQELRKRIGILDASQQENALQRKLTVLDVVLTGLFHTIGYYRDPSAEEEKKALGILEYADLLSKKDQFYVTLSSGEKKKILFLRSLVSEPDLLILDEPCSSLDLTAREDFLGFLKRYHSQRKFTSLYITHRPEEIPEFYSKAVLLKEGKVLTFGPIEDCFRESHLQELYDLSLQVKKIDGTWSVIPKRNE
- a CDS encoding HDOD domain-containing protein, with the protein product MLNITELTDTLLNGKDIDIEYKFVSEEDHQQLYNLLLNILGKIDRLFLTEVISTILKEILMNANKANAKRIFFLKKNLDIHNADQYAKGMRTFQQEITHHWDDQRESLVNSNFEIHLRAKMINNSLAILVENDAALLPQETERIKKRIESARKYNDLSDAFMDISDSQESAGLGLVLIQLLLKNSGIGSDKFKVDTDGKLTRATLVVPQQIVPIDITTKLKERILAEIEGLPPLPNTLTRIISLCNNPDSDLSIIANEIEKNPALSVDLLKLSNSAGFASRNKVNTIVQAVKVVGLKNVRNLLYVSGVRKIMDGRYAKLQEVWNHSNMCSFFIRHIAGRGGMTRVADIAAAGALLHDLGKFILLSLDQKLFIKLSNYQKDRDFGSSTILEEISIGISHPTLGGLLARKWDFPPDLVQMIEFHHRPFMAIGSVYHDLVELVYLANMMVDCIDKKASFFTIDETILQKYDLTDKKIFEETCEKLRKLYNIARMEN